AAAAAACCAGTATTAGAACCACTGATTAATTCACGGCCCATCTCAGTCATCTCCGTAGAGTTTCCAGACTCATCAATGGCAAAAAAGAGTTCTTCATTGAGCAGATGCAGTTTTTTCTCGCGAAGATATTCTCCCTCCACGGCCTTCATAACCCGATCAACCTCTTTATCTTTTATCAATTCCAAAAAGCGAGGATCCTTCGGAACCGCCCGTTTTAACGTCAGCATCAATTCACCAAAGGTACGATCATATCGCTTTTCTGCAATGTGCGTTTCGAGTTTCTTAAAGATCTCGCTGGCACGCTGTTTCTGTGCGGCAATGAGTTTTCGGACTAAGGGTTCCAGATTTATATACTGTGAATTATCCTTATCACTGGGACCGGATATAATCAAGGGAGTCCGCGCTTCGTCAATAAGGATATTATCAACCTCATCAATAATGGCAAAGTTGAGATCACTTTGAACTAAATTCTCCTTGCGTACTGCCATATTATCACGAAGATAATCAAAGCCGAACTCATTATTTGTACCATAGACAATATCACAGGCATAGGCCGCTTTTCGCTCTGAGCTCCCCGGAGCTGTTGAATCAATACATCCGACGGTTAAACCAAGAAAGCGGAATATCTGCCCCATCCATTCACTATCACGTTTTGCCAGATAATCATTTACGGTTACCACGTGAACACTTTTATCTTCAGGAAGCGCATTGAGGTACGCAGCCATAGGTGCAACCTGTGTCTTACCCTCCCCCGTCTTCATTTCAGCAATTTTTCCCTGATGCAACACAATTGCGGCTAGTACCTGTACATCAAAATGGGCCATAAAGCGTACTTCCGTGCCATCTTCTTTTTGAAATACCTTTCCATTTCCTAAAATTCGATGGGTCGCTTCACGTACCACAGCAAAGGCTTCAAAGAGAAGAGAATCAAGGGTTTCTCCCTCTCGAAGGCGACGACGAAACTCCTCGGTTTTTCCCTGCAGTTCAGTATCAGAAAGCGGCTTAATATCCTCCCATGCCGTATTTACTTTCTGTAACAGGGGGCGCAGTTTCTTCAGGTCTTTATCCTGTTTTGTCCCAACAACCTTCGCTACAATATCAATAATTGCCATATATGCTCCTCATACTCTCATTATGGAGTCAAAATAGTTTATGTCCTTTCCCCGATACAGACCATTCTCTTAGGGGATATTTTTTTCACCCACGCCAGAGCTTCTTCGCGGGTTTCTACCTCTTCTTCAAGCTGCAACTCATATACTGCTGAAAGGAGTTTTCCAAAACGTGGTGAAGGGGAAAGCCCTAAGGCAATGAGATCTTTTCCCCGAAGGAGTGGCTCTGGACGCAGGTCTTCTTCCCGAAACTCCTCTTGGATACTGCGAAGAAAGCGGCAATTATCCGTATCACCGTGACTAGCCAAGCAGTCTGCGCGATGAAGAACGATCTCTTCTTCAATAGTTGGACGGGAAAGAAAGCGTTTAATTTTCCCTTTACGCATCTGCTGCACATGCATAAAATTCATATGATTATCAATCATGGCAACCACTTCATCACAAAGCTTGTTTGATCCGCGTAAACGACGGAGAATCTTCTCAGCCATGCGTGCCCCAACGGTATTATGCCCGCTAAAGCGGATACGATCTTCAAAGGTCTGGGTTGGGGGCTTGCCCACATCGTGAAGCAAAGCAGCCCACGCAAGGGATGATGAGGGGTGGGTAGGAAGAAAGGAGAGAACTTGCTTTGTGTGCGCAAAGACATCTCCCTCAGGATGAAACTCTTCCGGCTGTGCAACCCCCTTCATGGCAGCAACCTCCGGTAGCACATATTGTAAGAGCCCAAGCTCATCCAACAAGGCAAGAGCAATATCAGGAGTAGGACCGCGCATCATTTTGTCTAATTCCTGAAAAATCCGCTCGGCTGAAACACGGGTAATATTCTGCGC
The sequence above is a segment of the Chitinivibrio alkaliphilus ACht1 genome. Coding sequences within it:
- a CDS encoding CCA tRNA nucleotidyltransferase: MRENNQYTMAKEIVATLQNCGYIAYFAGGCVRDMLRGQREFNDIDIATSARPDQVRAVFKRVVPVGESFGVMLVLCGKTSFEVATFRRDSSYSDGRHPDHVYFSTPQEDARRRDFTINGMYYDPLTDEIHDYIGGQKDLEKQRISTIGDAKERFAEDYLRMLRAVRFAARFSYTIDAATRDAITLLAQNITRVSAERIFQELDKMMRGPTPDIALALLDELGLLQYVLPEVAAMKGVAQPEEFHPEGDVFAHTKQVLSFLPTHPSSSLAWAALLHDVGKPPTQTFEDRIRFSGHNTVGARMAEKILRRLRGSNKLCDEVVAMIDNHMNFMHVQQMRKGKIKRFLSRPTIEEEIVLHRADCLASHGDTDNCRFLRSIQEEFREEDLRPEPLLRGKDLIALGLSPSPRFGKLLSAVYELQLEEEVETREEALAWVKKISPKRMVCIGERT